In Halorhabdus tiamatea SARL4B, a genomic segment contains:
- a CDS encoding DUF2073 domain-containing protein yields the protein MAEVTNKPRDGVQIDLISGQRMEGMASMEKIRMILDGVRDGNIVVLEEGLSPDEESRLIEVTMTEISPDEFNGIEIETYPQSEAKDKSLLDRLMGKESTKKLTVIGPANQIETLHKDETLISALVSRK from the coding sequence ATGGCTGAAGTCACAAACAAACCACGCGACGGCGTCCAGATCGATCTGATCAGCGGCCAGCGGATGGAGGGGATGGCCAGCATGGAGAAGATCCGGATGATCCTGGATGGCGTCCGGGACGGGAACATCGTCGTCTTAGAGGAGGGACTCAGTCCCGACGAGGAGTCACGCCTGATCGAGGTGACGATGACCGAGATCAGTCCGGACGAGTTCAACGGGATCGAGATCGAGACCTACCCCCAGTCAGAGGCCAAAGACAAGAGCCTCCTCGACCGACTGATGGGCAAGGAGTCGACGAAGAAACTCACCGTGATCGGGCCGGCCAACCAGATCGAGACGCTCCACAAGGACGAAACGCTCATCAGCGCCCTCGTCTCCCGGAAATAA
- a CDS encoding GTP-binding protein, with the protein MGLLTELRDSISRAASSLFSEQDPKRIGIYGPPNAGKTTLANRIARDWTGDAVGPESAVPHETRRARRKENVEIERDGKSVQIDIVDTPGVTTKVDYTEFLDHDMEKDDAVRRSREATEGVAEAMHWLREDVDGVIYVLDSAEDPFTQVNTMLIGIIESQDLPVLIFANKIDLEDSSVKRISNAFPQHETVPLSALEGDNMDEVYDKIAEYFG; encoded by the coding sequence ATGGGCCTGCTCACAGAACTCAGAGACAGCATTTCACGTGCCGCTTCGAGCCTGTTCTCAGAACAGGATCCGAAACGCATCGGCATCTACGGACCGCCCAACGCCGGCAAGACCACCCTGGCGAATCGGATCGCCCGGGACTGGACCGGCGACGCGGTCGGACCGGAGAGTGCCGTTCCACACGAAACCAGACGCGCGCGCCGCAAGGAGAACGTCGAGATCGAACGCGACGGCAAGTCGGTCCAGATCGACATCGTCGACACACCGGGTGTGACGACCAAGGTCGACTACACCGAGTTCCTCGATCACGACATGGAGAAAGACGACGCCGTCCGTCGATCCCGTGAAGCCACCGAGGGCGTCGCCGAGGCGATGCACTGGCTTCGAGAGGACGTCGACGGCGTCATCTACGTCCTCGACTCCGCCGAGGACCCCTTCACACAGGTCAATACGATGCTGATCGGCATCATCGAGAGTCAGGACTTGCCGGTGTTGATCTTCGCCAACAAGATCGACCTCGAGGATTCGAGCGTCAAGCGCATCAGTAACGCCTTTCCCCAGCACGAGACCGTCCCACTGTCGGCACTCGAAGGCGACAATATGGACGAGGTCTACGACAAGATCGCGGAGTACTTCGGGTGA